A section of the Capra hircus breed San Clemente chromosome 23, ASM170441v1, whole genome shotgun sequence genome encodes:
- the LOC102178586 gene encoding histone H2A type 1 codes for MSGRGKQGGKARAKAKTRSSRAGLQFPVGRVHRLLRKGNYAERVGAGAPVYLAAVLEYLTAEILELAGNAARDNKKTRIIPRHLQLAIRNDEELNKLLGKVTIAQGGVLPNIQAVLLPKKTESHHKAKGK; via the coding sequence ATGTCTGGACGTGGCAAACAAGGCGGCAAAGCTCGCGCCAAGGCTAAGACCCGCTCTTCGCGGGCAGGCCTCCAGTTCCCGGTGGGCCGAGTGCACCGCCTTCTCCGCAAGGGTAACTACGCTGAGCGGGTCGGCGCCGGGGCCCCGGTGTACCTGGCGGCGGTGCTGGAATACCTGACAGCCGAGATCCTGGAGCTGGCGGGCAACGCGGCCCGGGACAACAAGAAGACGCGCATCATCCCGCGTCACCTGCAGCTGGCCATCCGCAACGACGAGGAGCTCAACAAGCTGCTGGGCAAAGTCACTATCGCTCAGGGTGGCGTCCTGCCCAACATCCAGGCGGTGCTGCTGCCCAAGAAGACTGAGAGCCACCACAAGGCGAAAGGCAAATAG
- the LOC108633414 gene encoding histone H2B type 1: protein MPEPAKSAPAPKKGSKKAVTKAQKKDGKKRKRSRKESYSVYVYKVLKQVHPDTGISSKAMGIMNSFVNDIFERIAGEASRLAHYNKRSTITSREIQTAVRLLLPGELAKHAVSEGTKAVTKYTSSK from the coding sequence ATGCCTGAGCCAGCGAAGTCCGCTCCTGCCCCAAAGAAGGGCTCGAAGAAGGCGGTGACCAAGGCGCAGAAGAAGGACGGCAAGAAGCGCAAGCGCAGCCGCAAGGAGAGCTACTCCGTGTACGTGTACAAGGTGCTGAAGCAGGTCCACCCGGACACCGGCATCTCGTCTAAGGCCATGGGCATCATGAATTCCTTCGTCAACGACATCTTCGAGCGCATCGCGGGCGAGGCGTCGCGCCTGGCTCATTACAACAAGCGCTCGACCATCACATCCAGGGAGATCCAGACGGCCGTGCGTCTTCTGCTGCCTGGGGAGCTGGCTAAGCACGCCGTGTCCGAGGGCACCAAGGCCGTCACCAAGTACACCAGCTCCAAGTGA